The following are from one region of the Acanthopagrus latus isolate v.2019 chromosome 2, fAcaLat1.1, whole genome shotgun sequence genome:
- the dusp14 gene encoding dual specificity protein phosphatase 14 encodes MGSRSQGFFHHHHHHHHRSSMVPTAVPRLLPESSSLLGGIAQITPNLFLSRGNVASNRSLLLSKGITCVVNATIELPNFNWPHMEYVKVPLADMPHSPISLYFDSVADKIHSVGRKRGAVLVHCAAGVSRSASLCLAYLMKYHRVSLAEAHAWVKARRPVIRPNGGFWRQLIEYERKLFGRNSVKMVQTPYGVIPDVYDRDRRSLAPYWGL; translated from the coding sequence ATGGGTTCCCGCAGCCAAGGCTTcttccatcaccaccaccaccaccaccaccgtaGCTCCATGGTGCCCACCGCGGTGCCGAGGCTGCTGCCTGAGAGCAGCAGCCTGCTGGGGGGCATCGCACAAATCACCCCCAACCTCTTCCTCAGCAGAGGGAACGTGGCATCCAACCGCAGCCTGCTGCTGTCCAAAGGCATCACCTGCGTGGTCAACGCCACCATTGAGCTCCCAAACTTCAACTGGCCTCACATGGAGTACGTGAAAGTCCCTCTGGCGGACATGCCTCACTCCCCCATCTCCTTGTACTTCGACAGCGTGGCCGATAAGATCCACAGCGTGGGACGGAAGCGAGGGGCGGTGCTGGTGCACTGTGCAGCCGGCGTGAGCCgctcagcctctctgtgtctgGCGTACCTCATGAAGTATCACCGCGTGTCTCTGGCCGAGGCTCACGCCTGGGTCAAAGCCCGCCGCCCTGTCATCAGGCCCAATGGCGGCTTCTGGCGCCAGCTCATCGAGTACGAGAGGAAGCTGTTCGGTAGAAACTCTGTTAAGATGGTGCAGACGCCCTATGGGGTCATACCTGATGTTTATGACAGGGACCGCAGGAGCCTGGCTCCGTACTGGGGCCTGTGA